One Drechmeria coniospora strain ARSEF 6962 chromosome 01, whole genome shotgun sequence genomic region harbors:
- a CDS encoding zinc finger domain-containing protein, whose protein sequence is MSSGDAHPDGVLVYCHACSHEWLEHEHGLKCPECDGDITEIIDADNDPREMMDNTAGLMSSGQTGISSEDMNSDPDEADIDEHMGPHGFVHHQSVRAGPQIVNHHDPDITTVLDRFYEMIEGFGQPQTVTHQGSPSHDGQVPPSRPHIWPQVHRTTFTSGSFGGGAASVTIFSSPIQTGVAEHAHDAHAGDPFQSIFSSVIRELGPPTGGQMGGPAPNFARGLQEIMSLFNPANAVAGDAVYSQEALDRIITQLMEATPRSNGAPPASNEALESLDRRPVDESMVKGECESQCIICLEIVNVGDMAVFLRCKHWFHEDCVVSWLREHNTCPICRTAIETHGDGVNNNALPGGVGGRFVAGDSGPRSAAPDGSSLSGPSSAGPSGTSTGLRASFGWFTRQDGVSPSAPGDDASRTTIGPVSAQLDDALRTVSAIQESVGRERGREVPNEYGASRPERRSSVSPTSPRQTAPAEYGARMRQRSPSESRRLATAEQGSAQQSSPGPFHWLRGRISGDRNSRQGSSSNEGQN, encoded by the exons ATGTCATCTGGCGACGCACACCCCGACGGTGTGCTTGTGTACTGCCATGCCTGCTCTCACGAGTGGCTTGAGCACGAACATGGACTAAAATGCCCCGAATGTGACGGCGATATCACGGAAATT ATTGATGCCGACAATGACCCTCGTGAAATGATGGATAATACGGCGGGCCTGATGTCTTCGGGACAAACCGGCATTTCCAGTGAAGACATGAATTCAGATCCCGATGAAGCTGACATCGACGAACACATGGGGCCACACGGCTTCGTTCATCATCAGAGCGTCAGAGCCGGCCCCCAAATTGTTAACCATCACGACCCAGACATTACAACGGTGCTCGATCGCTTCTATGAAATGATTGAGGGCTTTGGCCAGCCTCAGACAGTGACTCATCAGGGATCGCCTAGCCACGATGGACAGGTCCCTCCCTCGCGTCCTCACATTTGGCCTCAAGTTCATCGCACAACCTTCACATCCGGCTCCTTTGGAGGGGGAGCGGCCTCGGTCACCATCTTTTCGAGCCCGATCCAAACAGGAGTTGCCGAGCATGCTCACGACGCACATGCCGGAGATCCTTTTCAGTC AATCTTTTCCAGTGTTATTCGAGAATTGGGTCCGCCAACTGGTGGCCAGATGGGCGGTCCTGCACCGAACTTCGCAAGGGGGCTGCAAGAAATAATGAGCTTGTTCAATCCTGCCAATGCCGTGGCTGGTGATGCCGTCTATTCCCAAGAGGCACTGGACCGCATAATTACACAGTTGATGGAGGCCACCCCGCGCTCGAATGGAGCCCCTCCCGCCTCGAACGAAGCCCTCGAGTCTCTAGATCGTCGACCCGTGGATGAAAGCATGGTCAAGGGGGAGTGCGAGTCGCAGTGCATCATCTGCCTTGAAATCGTCAACGTTGGAGACATGGCAGTCTTTCTGCGCTGCAAGCATTGGTTCCACGAGGACTGCGTCGTTTCTTGGCTGAGGGAGCACAATACCTGCCCGATCTGCAGGACCGCCATTGAGACCCACGGTGATGGTGTCAACAACAACGCCCTACCGGGCGGCGTAGGCGGCAGATTTGTCGCGGGAGACTCTGGACCACGGTCGGCCGCTCCTGATGGCTCTTCGTTGTCTGGTCCGAGTTCAGCTGGCCCGTCAGGAACTTCCACAGGGCTCAGGGCGAGCTTTGGCTGGTTCACAAGACAGGACGGCGTATCGCCCAGTGCACCAGGCGACGATGCATCTCGAACGACTATTGGACCCGTTTCCGCCCAGCTTGACGACGCGCTTCGTACAGTCTCAGCCATTCAAGAAAGCGTGGGCAGGGAAAGGGGCCGAGAGGTACCGAACGAATACGGCGCTTCACGGCCGGAGAGACGATCGTCtgtctcgccgacgagtccTAGGCAGACGGCACCGGCGGAGTATGGTGCCCGAATGAGGCAGAGAAGTCCCTCGGAGAGTCGCCGACTCGCAACAGCAGAACAAGGCTCTGCCCAACAATCGAGCCCGGGCCCCTTCCACTGGCTACGAGGCCGAATATCCGGAGACAGAAACTCTCGACAGGGCTCATCCAGCAATGAGGGGCAAAACTAG